The following are encoded in a window of Arthrobacter antioxidans genomic DNA:
- a CDS encoding signal peptidase I — MALLDLAPLPVIPTPAFAPAPTGAGPANPTRVPDAGRRFPARRVMARSVSVMGTLLVIGAILAFLFLAIGPRFLGYQTATMLTGSMAPSIVPGDVVVTTRQPVADVQVGDVISYHIPVEDHRVETHRVIEVTTNADGTTAVRTKGDANEAVDPWIATLDGDHVYEQTFIIPGIGEAIRALRTPIVGTALVYGAPAVLVVGLLIMIWGRPAAETADGIDGAPEDR; from the coding sequence ATGGCTCTGCTCGATCTGGCACCCCTCCCCGTCATCCCGACTCCAGCCTTCGCCCCCGCTCCGACGGGGGCGGGCCCGGCGAACCCCACCCGGGTTCCGGACGCGGGACGCCGGTTCCCGGCGCGCCGGGTGATGGCCCGCTCGGTGAGTGTCATGGGCACGTTACTGGTGATCGGTGCGATCCTCGCCTTCCTGTTCCTCGCCATCGGGCCTCGCTTCCTGGGCTACCAGACAGCGACGATGCTCACCGGCAGCATGGCGCCGAGCATCGTGCCCGGCGACGTCGTCGTGACGACCCGACAGCCCGTCGCCGACGTGCAGGTCGGCGACGTCATCAGCTACCACATCCCGGTCGAGGATCACAGGGTGGAAACCCACCGGGTGATCGAGGTCACCACCAACGCCGACGGGACGACGGCGGTCCGCACGAAGGGGGACGCCAACGAAGCGGTCGATCCGTGGATCGCGACCCTCGACGGGGACCATGTCTACGAGCAGACGTTCATCATCCCCGGCATCGGGGAGGCGATCCGGGCGCTGCGCACCCCGATCGTCGGCACCGCCCTGGTCTACGGGGCGCCCGCGGTCCTCGTCGTCGGTCTGCTCATCATGATCTGGGGGCGTCCC